In a single window of the Sulfurimonas sp. hsl 1-7 genome:
- the glyS gene encoding glycine--tRNA ligase subunit beta — protein sequence MLKTLLIEIGVEELPAVPLLKELKNIEKKYADILEKNNLLCEFEFYYTPRRLVLWHREFKTSQDDSVEEFFGAPLAVAYKDGEPTPAANGFAKKCGVSLDELTTADKDGKEVLYYKKDVQGKPSTELLPEIIDTWIKSLDFGKSMRWGSLDESFIRPIRWVNVLLGDELVDMELYGVKSSKTTFVHRIANFDAMAIEGAKDYFNKLETNGVLLFQEERAKKILNDIKTLESDNGITVEIDEELFDEVVAINEHPTALLGSFDEEFLALPPEVIITSMKEHQRYFPVFKDGKLTNKFVVVANAYTNDFSDVIAGNERVLRPRLADGMFFWENDLKNGLSTAGLEKITFFKGLGSVADKIQREAKIASVLFDKFALDASKEDLTTAVELAKADLMSEMVYEFTELQGIMGYYYAQKGGYSDAVAVAIKEQYLPDGEESELPSNPLSAVVALSLKLDTLLALFSIEQIPTGSRDPFALRRAVNGIARIVNEFGFNFDIDTDIKELAAIYEKQIDFEKLEGFILERIKRYYKVNPSIIEAVLASGERELLALGQKIDALNNLVNSDGFSEVSSTFKRVANITKDVDMSEEFAINEALFEDDSERKLLSRFNEVSAKSYENYEYELDALLGLKPELDKFFDSVMVNAEDEAVKNNRKALVSAIYKAIFKIADIKEVSI from the coding sequence ATGTTAAAAACTTTACTAATTGAGATAGGTGTTGAAGAGCTTCCGGCTGTTCCACTGTTAAAAGAGCTTAAAAATATAGAGAAAAAATATGCTGATATTTTAGAGAAAAACAATCTTTTATGTGAGTTTGAATTTTACTATACACCTCGCCGTTTAGTACTTTGGCACAGAGAGTTTAAAACATCTCAAGACGATTCGGTTGAAGAGTTTTTCGGTGCACCTTTAGCTGTTGCATATAAAGATGGTGAACCTACACCTGCGGCAAACGGTTTTGCAAAAAAATGCGGTGTTTCTTTAGATGAGTTAACTACGGCTGACAAAGACGGTAAAGAAGTACTTTACTATAAAAAAGACGTACAGGGAAAACCTTCTACTGAATTACTTCCTGAAATTATAGATACTTGGATCAAGTCACTTGATTTCGGTAAGTCTATGAGATGGGGTTCGCTAGATGAGAGTTTTATCCGTCCTATCCGTTGGGTAAATGTACTCTTGGGTGATGAGCTTGTAGATATGGAGCTTTACGGTGTAAAATCTTCTAAAACTACATTTGTACACCGTATTGCAAACTTTGATGCTATGGCAATTGAAGGGGCAAAAGACTACTTTAATAAGTTAGAGACAAACGGTGTCCTTCTTTTCCAGGAAGAGCGTGCGAAAAAGATCTTAAATGACATCAAAACACTAGAATCAGACAATGGTATTACTGTTGAGATCGATGAGGAATTATTTGATGAAGTTGTTGCTATCAACGAACATCCGACTGCACTTTTAGGTTCGTTTGATGAAGAGTTCTTAGCACTTCCTCCTGAGGTTATCATCACTTCAATGAAAGAACATCAAAGATATTTCCCAGTATTTAAAGATGGGAAGCTGACAAATAAATTTGTAGTAGTTGCAAACGCTTATACAAATGATTTTTCAGATGTAATCGCAGGAAACGAAAGAGTACTTCGTCCGCGTTTAGCTGATGGTATGTTCTTCTGGGAAAACGATCTTAAAAATGGTCTGAGCACTGCCGGTTTAGAGAAGATTACATTCTTCAAAGGTCTTGGAAGCGTAGCTGATAAGATCCAAAGAGAAGCTAAAATCGCTTCAGTTTTATTTGACAAGTTTGCTCTAGATGCTTCTAAAGAGGACTTAACTACAGCTGTTGAGCTTGCAAAAGCAGATCTTATGAGTGAAATGGTGTATGAATTTACTGAGCTACAGGGGATTATGGGTTACTACTATGCACAAAAAGGTGGATACTCTGACGCAGTTGCAGTTGCGATCAAAGAGCAGTATCTTCCAGACGGTGAAGAGAGTGAGCTTCCATCAAATCCGCTTAGTGCTGTAGTAGCACTCAGTTTAAAACTAGATACTCTTTTAGCACTCTTTAGCATTGAGCAGATTCCGACAGGTTCACGTGACCCGTTTGCACTTCGCCGTGCGGTAAACGGGATCGCAAGAATTGTAAATGAGTTTGGATTCAACTTTGATATCGATACAGACATAAAAGAGTTAGCTGCGATCTATGAAAAACAGATTGATTTTGAAAAACTTGAGGGCTTTATCTTAGAGCGTATTAAACGTTACTACAAAGTAAATCCTTCGATCATTGAAGCTGTACTGGCTTCTGGTGAGAGAGAACTGCTTGCACTCGGACAAAAAATCGATGCACTGAACAACCTTGTAAACTCTGACGGATTCTCAGAGGTTAGTTCAACATTTAAAAGGGTTGCAAACATCACTAAAGATGTTGATATGTCTGAAGAATTTGCGATCAATGAAGCATTATTTGAAGATGATAGCGAAAGAAAATTATTGTCTCGTTTCAATGAAGTAAGTGCAAAATCTTACGAAAACTACGAGTATGAACTTGATGCTCTTTTAGGATTAAAACCTGAACTAGACAAGTTCTTTGATTCTGTTATGGTAAACGCTGAAGATGAAGCGGTTAAAAACAACCGTAAAGCTCTTGTAAGTGCAATCTACAAAGCTATCTTCAAAATAGCAGATATTAAAGAGGTAAGTATATAA
- a CDS encoding NAD(P)/FAD-dependent oxidoreductase — translation MPTYDIAVIGAGINGCTTAYHLHKAGKKVAIFDSKGIASGGSGAAGAFLSPKFAKGGELKELINSSLDIALDFYTTNFPEHINHHNLLHIAKEENDAKILHYFKEHTDIELLDNPPFIPENEYVYTSKSALVDAQSMCKALIEGIEFYTQEIDSLEFQDGVWILNESFRAKKVVIATGAYEHQFFTQPYQMLRGIWGHRIDIKTSTKNDISIHQFVSISAATNRMLSIGATHNVHYHPQRSKEPYNLEEGREELLEKASRTLELQDVEVIKDYVGLRSGSFDYLPIVGEVVDIEQSLKLLNKKDIYQKKPDLSKAIAFENLYMINGSAGYGYVLAPYLAQTLAKNILEEESIPSSLNPARFFFRWAKGERKD, via the coding sequence ATGCCGACATATGATATAGCGGTAATTGGAGCTGGAATAAACGGCTGTACAACCGCATATCATCTTCATAAGGCAGGTAAAAAAGTTGCTATCTTTGACAGTAAAGGCATAGCATCTGGCGGCAGTGGAGCTGCCGGTGCTTTTTTATCACCGAAATTTGCAAAAGGCGGGGAGTTAAAAGAGCTTATAAACTCTTCGCTTGATATTGCACTTGATTTCTACACAACAAACTTTCCCGAGCATATAAATCATCATAACCTTTTACATATTGCAAAAGAGGAGAACGATGCAAAAATTCTTCACTACTTTAAAGAACACACTGATATTGAGCTTTTAGATAATCCTCCGTTTATTCCTGAAAATGAATATGTTTATACCTCAAAAAGTGCCCTTGTAGATGCACAAAGTATGTGTAAAGCATTGATCGAGGGAATTGAATTTTATACTCAAGAGATAGACTCTTTAGAGTTTCAAGATGGTGTATGGATTTTAAATGAGAGTTTCAGAGCTAAAAAGGTAGTGATTGCAACCGGTGCCTATGAGCATCAGTTTTTTACACAGCCATATCAGATGCTTCGAGGTATCTGGGGGCATCGTATAGATATAAAAACTTCTACAAAAAATGACATTTCAATCCATCAGTTTGTTTCCATCTCAGCTGCAACTAACAGAATGTTGTCTATTGGTGCGACACACAATGTGCACTATCATCCCCAAAGAAGTAAAGAGCCTTACAACTTGGAAGAGGGGAGAGAGGAACTGCTTGAAAAAGCCTCTCGAACTTTGGAACTTCAAGATGTAGAGGTTATTAAAGACTATGTGGGGCTTCGCAGCGGGAGTTTTGATTATCTTCCGATCGTAGGTGAAGTTGTAGATATTGAACAATCTTTAAAGCTGTTGAATAAAAAAGATATCTATCAAAAAAAGCCCGATCTCAGCAAAGCGATCGCATTTGAAAATCTGTACATGATCAACGGGAGTGCAGGGTATGGATATGTACTAGCCCCTTATCTGGCGCAAACACTGGCAAAAAATATTTTAGAGGAAGAGAGTATCCCATCTTCATTAAATCCTGCGAGATTTTTTTTCAGATGGGCAAAGGGTGAGAGAAAAGATTAA
- a CDS encoding alpha/beta hydrolase yields MIYIAFTLFTFFILFFVFYQWQYFLIFSPTYIKERRLCDQCEPLEIVTNDGISLEGVVYEPKEFQATLLFFAGRSHDSVALIQKLQATYPKSRIITFNYRSYGRNKGSVTEKNMLEDALHIAKIVEKNYGEFYLLGFSIGSSLCAYIASQMKVKGVFLIGAFDSIPLISQRKFNLSIPDIFIKYKFPTIEFVQNIESATYIFLSQDDEITYIENGRNLSKSVKNLTFYKEYENLSHKELLWDEEVVGYINGVVNR; encoded by the coding sequence ATGATTTATATAGCATTTACCCTCTTTACATTTTTTATCCTCTTTTTTGTATTTTATCAGTGGCAATATTTCCTGATCTTCTCCCCTACATATATAAAAGAGAGACGTTTATGCGATCAGTGTGAGCCTTTAGAGATAGTAACAAATGACGGTATCTCTTTAGAAGGTGTAGTCTATGAACCTAAAGAGTTTCAAGCAACGCTTCTGTTTTTTGCCGGAAGAAGTCATGACAGCGTAGCACTGATCCAAAAGCTTCAAGCTACTTATCCAAAAAGCAGAATCATCACTTTTAATTACCGTTCTTACGGAAGAAACAAGGGAAGTGTCACTGAAAAAAATATGCTTGAAGATGCTTTGCATATTGCAAAAATAGTAGAAAAAAATTATGGGGAATTTTACCTTTTAGGGTTTTCTATAGGCTCATCGCTTTGTGCCTATATCGCTTCACAGATGAAAGTAAAAGGGGTGTTTTTAATCGGAGCATTTGATTCTATCCCTTTAATTTCTCAGAGAAAATTTAACCTCTCAATTCCGGATATTTTCATAAAATACAAATTTCCGACAATAGAGTTTGTGCAAAATATAGAGAGTGCTACTTACATCTTTTTAAGTCAGGATGATGAGATAACTTACATAGAAAACGGACGTAACTTATCTAAAAGTGTTAAAAATCTCACTTTTTACAAAGAGTACGAAAATCTTTCCCACAAAGAATTGTTATGGGATGAAGAGGTTGTAGGCTATATTAACGGGGTGGTAAACAGATGA
- a CDS encoding ElyC/SanA/YdcF family protein, giving the protein MSFGLLIKKFISFFFEPIGIVTTLLLLGLYYLYRKKEKRAKNFFLGTVVTLLFFSYPPFANFLISNLENRYQKYDYTQEIQYIHILGNGHTTDQTQPISSQISNDGTKRVLEGVILHRNIPDSKIIFTGFAGRTDTPNAIMNAKLALALGVDENSTIVNSLPEDTREEAEFTKTVVGDKPFVLVTSASHMPRAMMLFESLGMHPIAAPTAFYKDDAISWLKAPSAHAFFVSTLAMHEYVGILYAKLKAVFS; this is encoded by the coding sequence ATGAGTTTTGGATTGTTAATAAAAAAGTTCATAAGCTTCTTTTTTGAGCCTATAGGGATAGTGACAACACTGCTTCTTTTAGGACTCTATTATCTTTACAGAAAAAAAGAAAAAAGAGCAAAGAATTTTTTTCTTGGAACTGTTGTAACTCTCCTGTTTTTTTCCTATCCTCCCTTTGCAAACTTTTTAATAAGTAACTTGGAAAACCGCTATCAAAAGTATGACTATACACAAGAGATACAATATATCCATATTCTTGGAAACGGACACACTACAGATCAAACACAGCCCATATCTTCTCAAATTTCCAATGATGGAACAAAGAGAGTTTTAGAAGGGGTAATACTGCATAGAAACATTCCTGATTCTAAGATCATTTTTACAGGGTTTGCAGGACGGACAGATACGCCAAATGCGATTATGAATGCAAAACTTGCTTTGGCTTTAGGTGTAGATGAGAACTCTACGATCGTGAATTCTCTACCCGAAGATACAAGAGAAGAGGCGGAATTTACAAAAACAGTTGTGGGAGACAAACCATTTGTTCTAGTTACATCGGCATCACATATGCCCCGTGCTATGATGCTGTTTGAATCACTCGGTATGCATCCCATAGCAGCACCTACGGCTTTTTATAAAGATGATGCTATCAGTTGGCTCAAAGCACCGAGTGCTCATGCATTTTTTGTTTCAAC